The sequence GTCGGGCAGCGCGCTGATGAACTCGTGCGCGCCGATCGCCTTCGCCGCGCGCTCGATCTCCTCGCGCGTGGCGTCGGGCCGGCCGACGGCGATGTTGTCGGCGACCGTGCCGGAGAACAAGAACGCCTCCTGCGTCACCATGACCACCCCGCGCCGCAGTTCCGCCGTCGGCAGCTCGCGCAGGTCGACACCGTCCAGCAGCACGCGGCCGGCGGAGGGGTCGTAGAACCGGGCGAGCAGCTTGGCCAGCGTCGACTTGCCCGCGCCGGTGGAGCCGACGACCGCGACCGTCTGGCCGGCGGACAGGGTGAGATCGAAGCGGGGCAGCACCTCGGCGCCGGTGCGGTAGGCGAACCGGACCCCGTCGAAGACCACCTCGCGGCCGGGTATGCCGCCGTGGAGCGGCGGGAGGCGGCGCGGGACGGCCGGCTCGGGCACGGTCGGCCTCTGGGCCAGCAGCCCGGCGATCTTCTCCAGGGAGGCGGCGGCCGACTGGTAGGAGTTCAGGAACATGCCGAGCCGGTCGATCGGGTCGTACAGCCGGCGCAGATACAGCACGGCCGCCGCCAGCACGCCCAGCTCCAGCGAGCCGGACGCCACCCGGTGGGCGCCCCACAGCACGATCGCCGCGACCGCCACGTTGGCCACCAGCCGGGAGCCGACCACATAGCGGGCCATCTCCAGCAGCGCGTCCCCGTTCCTGCGCTCGTGGCGGGCGTTCAGTTCCGCGAACTCGGCGTCGTTGGCGGCCTCCCGGCGGAAGGCGCGCACCGGGCGGATGCCGTTCATCGTCTCCACGAACTTCACGATCACCGCCGCGATCGCCGTGGACCGCGCGCCGAACACCCGTCCCGCGCGCCGCCGGTACAGCCGGACGAGCAGATACAGCGGCACGAAGGACGCCACCGCGACCCCGCCGAGGCCGGGGTCCAGCCAGAGCAGCACGGCCGAGATGTAGACGAAGGACAGCAGGACGGTGACCAGCTCGTGGAGGCCCTCGTCGAGGAGTTCGCGCAGCGACTCCACGTCCGTGGTGGACCGGGAGATCAGCCGGCCCGAGGTGTACCGCTCGTGGAAGTCGACGCTCAGCGCCTGCGCGTGCCGGAAGATCCGGCCCCTGAGGTCCAGCAGCACGTCCTGGCTGACCCGCGCGGAGGTCGCCACGAACGCGAACTGCAAAGCGCCGGAGGCGAGGGCGCACAGCAGATAGCCCGCGGCGACCGCGATCAGCGGGCCGTTCCGGTCGTGCCTGAAGGCCGGTACGGCGGTGTCGATGGCGTACGCCACCAGCAGCGGGCC comes from Streptomyces sp. SCL15-4 and encodes:
- a CDS encoding ABC transporter ATP-binding protein, with amino-acid sequence MTTTSPSGPGVTDDDPARPQPPNGTDGRDGKSRKSRKDRKDRKSRKDHKGDGSDGGDSFDRDILPAPPGATTALLRSLLAPMRSRVALTTLLLLLQQAAVQTGPLLVAYAIDTAVPAFRHDRNGPLIAVAAGYLLCALASGALQFAFVATSARVSQDVLLDLRGRIFRHAQALSVDFHERYTSGRLISRSTTDVESLRELLDEGLHELVTVLLSFVYISAVLLWLDPGLGGVAVASFVPLYLLVRLYRRRAGRVFGARSTAIAAVIVKFVETMNGIRPVRAFRREAANDAEFAELNARHERRNGDALLEMARYVVGSRLVANVAVAAIVLWGAHRVASGSLELGVLAAAVLYLRRLYDPIDRLGMFLNSYQSAAASLEKIAGLLAQRPTVPEPAVPRRLPPLHGGIPGREVVFDGVRFAYRTGAEVLPRFDLTLSAGQTVAVVGSTGAGKSTLAKLLARFYDPSAGRVLLDGVDLRELPTAELRRGVVMVTQEAFLFSGTVADNIAVGRPDATREEIERAAKAIGAHEFISALPDGYDTDVRKRGGRISAGQRQLVAFARALLADPAVLILDEATSSLDVPGERAVQRAMSTVLRGRTAVVIAHRLSTVEIADRVLVMEHGRVVEDGRPADLVTATGRFADLHRAWRDSLA